A single window of Liolophura sinensis isolate JHLJ2023 chromosome 6, CUHK_Ljap_v2, whole genome shotgun sequence DNA harbors:
- the LOC135469316 gene encoding LOW QUALITY PROTEIN: uncharacterized protein LOC135469316 (The sequence of the model RefSeq protein was modified relative to this genomic sequence to represent the inferred CDS: inserted 1 base in 1 codon): MTLKNQKKTIDFHLEERKVPNLKTSTVVTAGKTPSATSAEDKPSAGNIDIIHFQQMIEKRASEYMLKIQTMETQIMRLENELLMEKLNKQNHTSSFSRLENQILXLENELLKMTLSYDELREENEKILKKQKSFLELDYVKRPGDFRRLPDNSTKQFELISQHQNKISELTDHLRNQSKLIDKIKGQSDSLEDQNRMLFQIVMNQTMLISQMMKKVESLSDSNIKHHMQQQLITDKLGIALASGDVMDALHSLVSDKFPLASVDANKTKTSESGAKKSSVKSGRVFVSLSQCNHPTRNSASCGFNSVILSQCLKSENFSVATNTPSSVPDFVEGKTENVAKAASNYTEKTPCDTLETSDLPSRDNKSGEETSDSLLQDGKSRWRDFWWKEESQQERKWESRGIQEEKVNKVDSKKPKVERIPPLYNASRRAEPKDCSDYLRRGKQKDGLYKVKLYGSREMLSVFCDMKNGGWTVIQRRQDGTVNFFRTWDEYKKGFGVWVCSWYTPINALISHSVGV, encoded by the exons ATGACGTTGAAGAATCAAAAAAAGACGATAGACTTTCATCTGGAGGAGAGGAAAGTTCCAAATCTCAAGACGTCAACGGTCGTCACAGCCGGGAAAACTCCATCTGCCACCTCTGCTGAAGACAAACCCAGTGCCGGTAACATAGACATcatacattttcaacaaatgATTGAAAAAAGGGCAAGTGAATACATGCTTAAGATTCAAACTATGGAAACTCAGATCATGCGACTGGAAAATGAACTTTTGATGGAAAAACTGAATAAACAGAATCACACATCGTCATTCAGCCGTTTGGAAAACCAGATTC AATTAGAAAATGAGTTGCTGAAGATGACATTGAGTTACGATGAACTCAGAGAAGAAAACGAGAAGATTTTGAAGAAACAAAAGAGTTTTTTAGAGTTAGATTACGTGAAGCGCCCTGGTGACTTCCGGCGTCTACCTGACAATTCAACCAAACAGTTCGAGTTGATCAGTCAGCACCAGAATAAGATATCAGAGCTAACAGATCATCTACGTAATCAAAGCAAACTTATTGACAAGATCAAAGGACAGTCCGACAGTTTAGAAGATCAGAACAGAATGTTGTTTCAGATCGTTATGAATCAGACTATGCTGATTTCTCAAATGATGAAAAAGGTCGAATCTCTCTCCGATTCAAATATCAAACATCACATGCAACAACAACTCATCACAGACAAACTTGGCATTGCTCTGGCTTCCGGTGACGTCATGGACGCCCTCCATTCGCTTGTCTCAGACAAGTTTCCTTTGGCTTCCGTTGAcgcaaataaaacaaaaacttctgAAAGTGGCGCAAAGAAGAGTTCAGTAAAATCGGGCCGTGTCTTCGTTTCGTTGTCACAGTGCAATCATCCTACAAGAAACAGTGCATCCTGTGGTTTTAACAGTGTGATCCTCTCTCAATGTCTCAAGAGTGAAAACTTTTCAGTTGCCACAAACACTCCGTCCAGTGTTCCTGATTTCGTTGAAGGGAAGACTGAAAATGTAGCGAAGGCAGCCAGCAATTATACTGAAAAGACCCCCTGTGATACCTTAGAGACCTCAGATTTACCTTCACGGGATAATAAGAGTGGTGAAGAGACTTCTGACTCACTTTTACAGGATGGTAAGAGTCGGTGGAGAGACTTCTG GTGGAAAGAAGAGAGTCAGCAAGAAAGAAAATGGGAAAGCCGAGGTATCCAAgaagaaaaagtaaataagGTTGATTCTAAAAAACCGAAAGTGGAAAGGATACCTCCATTATACAACGCGAGCAGACGTGCTGAACCTAAAG ATTGTTCTGACTACTTGCGGCGAGGCAAACAGAAGGATGGTCTGTACAAAGTGAAGCTATACGGGTCACGGGAAATGCTCTCTGTCTTCTGTGACATGAAGAATGGAGGTTGGACGGTTATCCAGCGGCGTCAAGACGGCACTGTCAACTTCTTCAGGACATGGGACGAGTACAAGAAGGGATTTGGCG